In Vicia villosa cultivar HV-30 ecotype Madison, WI unplaced genomic scaffold, Vvil1.0 ctg.002782F_1_1, whole genome shotgun sequence, one DNA window encodes the following:
- the LOC131639789 gene encoding vesicle-associated protein 1-4-like isoform X2: MGQTVSNASSSASKLLRLVIPRRYASPLNWGYEKLNNQDDNFHLQIHPQELQFPFELKKQISCSLQLLNKSDNCVAFKVKTTHPKKYCVKPNNGVVLPRSTFDVRVIMQAQTEAPPDMQCPDKFLFQSIVAKHKTYHSKNGATTKDFTPQMFDKEFGYEVKECKLRVIYIIPPQPRPPVQEGYDKDSKASIEHFEQCEHVEHCDTSFEVHPQELQFPFELRKQISCSLQLSNKSDNYVAFMVKTTNPKRYGVKPNRKVMLPRSSCDVIAQKETPLDMRCKDKFLIQSVVTKLEATTKDITSEMFNKKLGYEVEESKLKVIYVDPSQLPSPIQEESDEYLSPRSSVFPDQAKAIILKLTEERDNAIEQNKRLEQELELLRNEANNNI, translated from the exons ATGGGACAAACGGTTTCTAATGCTTCATCCTCAGCTTCTAAACTATTGCGGCTGGTCATTCCACGACGTTATGCTTCTCCACTGAATTGGGGTTATGAAAAATTGAATAATCAAGATGATAATTTCCATCTCCAGATTCATCCTCAAGAGCTGCAATTTCCAT TTGAGTTGAAGAAGCAAATATCTTGCTCTTTGCAATTGTTGAATAAGTCAGATAATTGTGTGGCTTTCAAG GTTAAGACTACACATCCAAAGAAGTATTGTGTTAAGCCTAACAATGGAGTTGTGTTGCCCAGGTCAACTTTTGATGTTAGAG tTATAATGCAAGCTCAAACGGAGGCACCTCCTGACATGCAATGTCCGGataaatttctttttcaaagcaTAGTtgcaaaacacaaaacatatcACTCCAAAAATGGAGCCACCACAAAAGATTTCACTCCCCAGATG TTTGATAAAGAATTCGGTTACGAGGTTAAAGAGTGCAAATTAAGGGTTATCTATATCATTCCTCCTCAACCGCGACCTCCCGTTCAAGAAGGATATGATAAAGATTCCAAAGCTTCAATCGAACATTTTGAACAATGTGAACATGTTGAACATTGTGATACTTCTTTTGAG GTACATCCTCAAGAGCTTCAATTTCCTT TTGAATTGAGGAAGCAGATATCATGCTCTTTGCAGTTGTCTAACAAGTCAGATAATTACGTGGCTTTCATG GTTAAGACTACAAATCCGAAGAGATATGGTGTAAAGCCTAATCGGAAAGTTATGTTGCCTAGATCTTCTTGTGATGTTATAG CTCAAAAGGAAACACCTCTTGACATGCGATGCAAAGATAAATTTCTTATTCAAAGCGTAGTTACAAAGCTGGAAGCAACCACAAAAGATATCACTTCAGAAATG tttaataaaaaattaggttATGAGGTTGAAGAGAGCAAactaaaagttatttatgttgatCCATCTCAACTACCATCtccaattcaagaagaatctGATGAATATTTGTCTCCTCGATCATCTGTCTTTCCAGATCAG GCAAAAGCAATTATTTTAAAGTTAACTGAGGAGAGGGATAATGCTATTGAGCAAAATAAAAGGCTTGAGCAAGAATTG GAGCTTTTGAGGAATGAAGCCAACAACAACATATAG
- the LOC131639789 gene encoding vesicle-associated protein 1-4-like isoform X1 yields MGQTVSNASSSASKLLRLVIPRRYASPLNWGYEKLNNQDDNFHLQIHPQELQFPFELKKQISCSLQLLNKSDNCVAFKVKTTHPKKYCVKPNNGVVLPRSTFDVRVIMQAQTEAPPDMQCPDKFLFQSIVAKHKTYHSKNGATTKDFTPQMFDKEFGYEVKECKLRVIYIIPPQPRPPVQEGYDKDSKASIEHFEQCEHVEHCDTSFEVHPQELQFPFELRKQISCSLQLSNKSDNYVAFMVKTTNPKRYGVKPNRKVMLPRSSCDVIVTMKAQKETPLDMRCKDKFLIQSVVTKLEATTKDITSEMFNKKLGYEVEESKLKVIYVDPSQLPSPIQEESDEYLSPRSSVFPDQAKAIILKLTEERDNAIEQNKRLEQELELLRNEANNNI; encoded by the exons ATGGGACAAACGGTTTCTAATGCTTCATCCTCAGCTTCTAAACTATTGCGGCTGGTCATTCCACGACGTTATGCTTCTCCACTGAATTGGGGTTATGAAAAATTGAATAATCAAGATGATAATTTCCATCTCCAGATTCATCCTCAAGAGCTGCAATTTCCAT TTGAGTTGAAGAAGCAAATATCTTGCTCTTTGCAATTGTTGAATAAGTCAGATAATTGTGTGGCTTTCAAG GTTAAGACTACACATCCAAAGAAGTATTGTGTTAAGCCTAACAATGGAGTTGTGTTGCCCAGGTCAACTTTTGATGTTAGAG tTATAATGCAAGCTCAAACGGAGGCACCTCCTGACATGCAATGTCCGGataaatttctttttcaaagcaTAGTtgcaaaacacaaaacatatcACTCCAAAAATGGAGCCACCACAAAAGATTTCACTCCCCAGATG TTTGATAAAGAATTCGGTTACGAGGTTAAAGAGTGCAAATTAAGGGTTATCTATATCATTCCTCCTCAACCGCGACCTCCCGTTCAAGAAGGATATGATAAAGATTCCAAAGCTTCAATCGAACATTTTGAACAATGTGAACATGTTGAACATTGTGATACTTCTTTTGAG GTACATCCTCAAGAGCTTCAATTTCCTT TTGAATTGAGGAAGCAGATATCATGCTCTTTGCAGTTGTCTAACAAGTCAGATAATTACGTGGCTTTCATG GTTAAGACTACAAATCCGAAGAGATATGGTGTAAAGCCTAATCGGAAAGTTATGTTGCCTAGATCTTCTTGTGATGTTATAG ttaCTATGAAAGCTCAAAAGGAAACACCTCTTGACATGCGATGCAAAGATAAATTTCTTATTCAAAGCGTAGTTACAAAGCTGGAAGCAACCACAAAAGATATCACTTCAGAAATG tttaataaaaaattaggttATGAGGTTGAAGAGAGCAAactaaaagttatttatgttgatCCATCTCAACTACCATCtccaattcaagaagaatctGATGAATATTTGTCTCCTCGATCATCTGTCTTTCCAGATCAG GCAAAAGCAATTATTTTAAAGTTAACTGAGGAGAGGGATAATGCTATTGAGCAAAATAAAAGGCTTGAGCAAGAATTG GAGCTTTTGAGGAATGAAGCCAACAACAACATATAG